The following coding sequences lie in one Syngnathoides biaculeatus isolate LvHL_M chromosome 16, ASM1980259v1, whole genome shotgun sequence genomic window:
- the grid2ipa gene encoding delphilin isoform X1: MRRFLSRKGRFSLRQSKSNTRSAPKDFLLGLPVTNQNWPEAFGFRLGGAGPSYILSVAEGSSASLAGLQPGDQVVDIEGQDVTDLSTPALVALARTLKTVPPSIGVVSRIEQLDITPGPDGRFGFTLVGDTPLTVDDCAPDGAAALGGLKVGDYVMEVDGVPVKRHETAAAMIKAARCRPLRLGVLSVARRPKRLSSSMRVLSQSGDSVRDSRARKALEFNEKVEEVLGEDPDVKEQLFEVLQRYAAGRDVERLAEALPDVLLTPEHRQLLESVRIFIPKKHRERFDDVVSQSLMSRLKGRSFSDPSRSHLRRSRGRGEDHPEHSALSARASSVPRTHAEEGSAPPSRGMRKTTSLIAGHSGASAGGCRTVRVCKGNMSFGFTLRGHAPVWIDSVIPGSAADKAGLKPGDRILFLNGLDMRTSSHEKVVAMLQGSGAMPTLVVEDGAPSSAVSEQDLAGGAPGERARSPALSSLQWVAEILPPSIRVQGRTFAQQLEHLLTIRERYTICKALENFFQHRNVDTLIVDVFPVLDTPAKQVVWQFVYQLLTYEEQEHCQNKISRFLGFKAPGPPPPPPPPPPEPEAAPEPHRRSSSVKVTATTYRSSVRGRSSDDLLIGTHLGMGFRADSLLEAGMRLAPGERQSGDGTSLPETPNNLTNLSAVYAELENMYSAKRSKSLKTRPPPAPETLLDLDPASRASSPPARADTGSRKGPPPAITWPEPLPSPPPSQFYSSGLTSQNSGESNPYVSLDSPSPPELVDFPSSPPPHRGSKRRYAFSKPPRSEDTDRFLDALSEQLGQRVAIADDFLTPENDYEEDVVQMAFPDDEEEDDDDDDDLAMEEEENEGLAGPALSSASDNQSSSSGGDDENASSLTYSSSSDHIPPPPATPPPPPPVHFNDTPSQAQPQEQPSYTPEHSSRAYVPVRRKSGPPPPPPPRSNLPPKRHSLHKALPSKEEPRVRAAVQEQQSSEELQALEERQAFQEQMFQERHAYEELKAFEEQMLQEERASRERQAQAMQGQKAFQDRTAHRVYQSHRSTPAQPARQRSCHSPLRQLHRSSPGTDLHLRLRRPRPPLDAAHPGQQRRRLSRSAPPPHHPPPLPTLGQSPQDQDGEGVYRSRQSPRLRPHRSSAEVLRHLQRDTLRHTQQPAAHYSSWEIFQPETELLRQAERATRRPPHHSSTETLHQGRPMARGQPHHSSAELLHQMRKSQPHHSSTETLQQARRRPSAEPPSQRESRRSLKSHQGQTSPQTRHPQPVKPSPQRPHSIQQHRPGAPHIPHIRHVTPQPPPQDYQHQIHVIHPPPPQQPRGPQPLLSTFQPLSQSAARTPRPHSQPSRHLMRSQQTPAQSPSQPQSLPNSLSDPAPAEPPPPPRSPPPLPGPTLSRMDSHHISVKRLRWEQVENSEGTIWGQLGANSDHEKLHDMVKYLDLEMHFGTQKTSLLTPEPSPQMETFPKKDVIEILSHKKAYNASILIAHLKLSPGELRRMLMSMSADRLEPSHVKQLLLYAPDAEEVKKYQEYAGDPGELSEPDQFVLQMLSVPEYKTRLESLLFKCSLQEKTEELRGAYRRIGEASAQLKSSKKLAKILEFVLAMGNYLNNSQPESSKTTGFKINFLTELSTTKTVDGKSTFLHILVKSLCHHFPDVLDFSKDLTMVPLAAKVNQRSVTSDVNDLHGTIREIRSACQRMPAGAEDRFAAVMSTFLENSHPAVQSLESLQQSSMEEFSRTASYFGEDGKSASVDVFFGIFAQFIDKFERVLNDQQAAENPKSPKSPPMGSPLAW, translated from the exons ATGAGGCGTTTCCTGAGCAGAAAGGGTCGCTTCTCCTTGCGCCAGAGCAAGTCCAACACCCGCAGCGCTCCCAAAGATTTCC TTCTCGGTCTTCCCGTAACCAATCAGAACTGGCCCGAGGCGTTCGGGTTCCGACTGGGCGGCGCGGGGCCCAGCTACATCTTGTCGGTGGCGGAGGGCAGCAGCGCCTCCCTGGCGGGTTTGCAGCCCGGGGACCAGGTGGTGGACATCGAGGGCCAAGACGTGACCGACCTCAGCACCCCGGCGCTCGTCGCCCTGGCTCGGACCCTCAAGACGGTGCCGCCCAGCATCGGCGTGGTGTCGCGGATCGAGCAG CTCGACATCACTCCCGGTCCAGACGGCCGCTTCGGCTTCACCCTGGTGGGCGACACCCCCCTGACGGTGGACGACTGCGCGCCCGACGGCGCGGCCGCTCTCGGCGGCCTCAAAGTCGGCGACTACGTCATGGAGGTGGACGGCGTCCCCGTGAAGCGGCACGAGACGGCGGCGGCCATGATCAAGGCCGCCCGATGCCGTCCTCTGCGACTCGGCGTGCTGAGTGTGGCGCGGCGGCCCAAACGGCTCAGCAGCAGCATGAGGGTCCTCTCGCAGAGCGGAGACAGCGTCAGGGACTCTCGAGCCCGCAAGGCCTTGGAGTTCAACGAGAAG GTGGAGGAAGTGCTGGGCGAGGATCCCGACGTGAAGGAGCAGCTGTTTGAGGTTCTGCAGCGCTACGCCGCCGGCCGGGACGTGGAAAGGCTCGCCGAGGCCCTGCCGGACGTGCTGCTCACGCCAGAGCATCGGCAGCTGCTTGAAAGCGTCAG GATCTTCATCCCCAAGAAGCACCGGGAGCGTTTCGACGACGTGGTTTCCCAGAGCCTGATGAGCCGCCTCAAGGGGCGGAGCTTCAGCGACCCCAGCCGTAGCCACCTGCGCCGCAGCCGCGGGCGCGGCGAGGATCACCCCGAACACTCGGCGCTCTCCGCCCGGGCCAGTTCGGTTCCGCGCACGCACGCGGAGGAAGGCTCCGCCCCCCCGTCCCGCGGGATGCGGAAGACCACGTCGCTGATCGCGGGCCACTCCGGCGCCTCCGCAGGCGGCTGCAG GACCGTGAGAGTGTGCAAGGGCAACATGAGCTTTGGCTTCACTCTCAGAGGTCACGCTCCCGTCTGGATCGACTCGGTCATCCCGG GGAGCGCAGCAGACAAGGCAGGTCTGAAACCAGGAGACCGCATCCTTTTTCTGAATGGACTTGATATGAG GACCTCCTCCCACGAGAAGGTGGTGGCCATGCTGCAGGGAAGCGGCGCCATGCCCACCCTGGTCGTGGAGGACGGCGCCCCCTCTTCGGCCGTGTCCGAGCAGGACCTGGCGGGCGGCGCCCCCGGGGAGCGCGCCCGCTCCCCCGCGCTCAGCTCCCTGCAGTGGGTGGCCGAGATCCTGCCCCCGAGTATCCGAGTCCAAGGCCGCACCTTCGCACAGCAGCTGGAACACCTGCTGACCATCCGGGAGAGGTACACCATCTGCAAGGCCCTGGAGAACTTCTTCCAGCACAG AAACGTGGACACGCTGATCGTGGACGTCTTCCCGGTGCTGGATACGCCCGCCAAACAGGTCGTGTGGCAGTTTGTCTACCAGCTGCTGACGTACGAGGAACAAGAACACTGCCAGAACAAAATCTCGCGCTTCCTGGGATTCAAGGCGCCAG GtccaccgccgccgcctccccccccccctccggagCCCGAGGCGGCCCCCGAGCCGCATCGCCGTAGCAGCTCCGTGAAGGTGACGGCCACCACGTACAGGAGCAGCGTGAGGGGGCGGAGCTCTGACGACCTCCTCATTGGCACACATTTGGGCATGG GCTTCCGTGCAGACTCGCTTTTGGAAGCAGGAATGAGGTTGGCTCCCGGAGAAAGGCAGTCAGGGGACGGCACCTCCCTTCCCGAGACCCCCAACAATCTCACAAAT CTATCGGCCGTGTACGCCGAACTGGAGAACATGTACTCGGCCAAGAGATCCAAGTCGCTGAAGACCCGCCCTCCTCCCGCCCCCGAGACTTTGCTGGATCTGGACCCGGCCTCTCGCGCAAGTTCCCCTCCGGCGCGCGCCGACACAG GTAGTCGTAAGGGCCCCCCGCCCGCTATAACCTGGCCGGAGCCGCTCCCCAGCCCTCCGCCTTCGCAGTTCTACTCATCGGGCCTGACGAGCCAGAACAGCGGGGAGTCCAACCCCTACGTCAGCCTGGACAGTCCGTCGCCGCCCGAGCTCGTAGATTTCCCGTCGAGCCCCCCGCCGCACCGCGGCAGCAAACGCCGATACGCGTTCTCCAAGCCGCCGCGCTCCGAAGACACCGATCGCTTTCTGGACGCGCTGAGCGAGCAGCTGGGCCAGCGAGTGGCCATCGCTGATGACTTTCTCACTCCAGAAAACGACTACGAAGAG GATGTTGTGCAGATGGCCTTCCCTGACGACGAAGAGGaggacgacgatgatgatgacgacttagcgatggaggaggaagaaaatgaaggaTTGGCGGGTCCGGCGCTGAGCAGCGCCAGTGACAAccaaagcagcagcagcggcggcgacgacgaaAATGCGTCATCCCTGACctattcctcctcctccgaccACATCCCTCCGCCGCCCGccactcctcctccgcctccgccCGTCCATTTCAACGACACGCCGTCTCAAGCGCAACCCCAAGAGCAGCCGAGCTACACCCCCGAACACTCCTCGAGAGCTTACGTGCCCGTCCGCCGGAAGTCGGGACCGCCTCCGCCGCCTCCGCCTCGCAGCAATCTGCCGCCGAAACGGCACTCGTTGCATAAAGCGCTGCCGAGCAAAGAGGAGCCGCGGGTCCGGGCCGCCGTTCAGGAGCAGCAGTCCTCCGAGGAGCTGCAAGCCTTGGAAGAACGGCAGGCCTTTCAGGAGCAAATGTTCCAGGAGAGACATGCCTACGAGGAGCTGAAAGCGTTTGAAGAGCAGATGCTTCAGGAAGAACGAGCCTCCCGAGAAAGACAAGCGCAAGCCATGCAGGGGCAAAAAGCTTTCCAGGACCGAACGGCGCACCGCGTCTACCAGAGTCATCGTTCGACGCCGGCGCAGCCCGCCCGGCAGAGAAGCTGCCACTCGCCACTGCGGCAACTACACCGGTCGTCGCCCGGAACCGACCTCCACCTCCGCCTCCGCCGCCCTCGCCCTCCTCTCGATGCGGCTCACCCGGGGCAGCAGCGCCGACGCCTGTCCCGTTCGGCCCCGCCTCCGCATCacccgccccccctccccacgcTCGGCCAAAGTCCGCAGGACCAGGACGGCGAGGGCGTTTACCGGAGCCGGCAAAGCCCGAGGCTGCGGCCCCACCGTTCCTCGGCCGAGGTCCTGCGCCACTTGCAACGGGACACGTTGCGGCACACGCAACAGCCCGCCGCTCACTACTCTTCCTGGGAAATCTTCCAGCCCGAGACGGAACTCCTCCGTCAAGCTGAGCGGGCGACGCGGAGGCCGCCTCACCACTCCTCCACGGAGACGCTCCACCAAGGCCGCCCGATGGCCAGGGGGCAGCCCCACCATTCGTCCGCCGAGCTGCTCCACCAGATGCGCAAATCGCAGCCTCACCACTCCTCCACGGAGACGCTCCAGCAGGCCCGTCGTCGCCCGTCCGCCGAGCCCCCCTCCCAGCGGGAGAGCCGCAGGAGTCTTAAAAGTCACCAAGGCCAGACGAGCCCGCAGACGCGTCACCCCCAGCCCGTCAAGCCGTCCCCCCAGAGGCCGCATTCCATCCAGCAGCACCGCCCCGGCGCCCCTCACATCCCTCACATCCGCCACGTGACCCCGCAGCCTCCGCCGCAGGACTACCAGCACCAGATTCACGTGATccatccgccgccgccgcagcagcCCCGCGGACCCCAGCCCCTCCTGTCCACGTTCCAGCCGCTGTCCCAGTCGGCCGCCCGGACCCCCCGGCCGCATTCCCAGCCGTCCCGCCACCTGATGCGGTCCCAGCAAACGCCGGCGCAGAGCCCGAGTCAGCCCCAGTCGCTCCCCAACTCTTTATCGGACCCCGCGCCAGCCGAGCCTCCGCCGCCTCCCCGCTCGCCCCCGCCCTTACCCGGGCCCACCCTCTCCAGGATGGACTCGCATCACATCAGCGTCAAGAGGCTGCGctgggagcaggtggagaacTCCGAGGGGACCATCTGGGGCCAG TTGGGCGCAAATTCCGACCACGAGAAGCTGCACGACATGGTGAAGTATTTGGATCTGGAAATGCACTTTGGGACGCAGAAGACTTCTC TGCTGACTCCGGAGCCTTCGCCCCAAATGGAAACGTTTCCGAAAAAGGATGTGATTGAAATTCTGTCCCACAAGAAGGCCTACAACGCGT CCATCCTGATAGCGCACCTAAAGTTGTCCCCCGGCGAGCTGCGTCGGATGCTGATGAGCATGAGCGCCGACAGGCTGGAGCCGTCGCACGTGAAGCAGCTGCTGCTGTACGCGCCCGACGCCGAGGAGGTCAAAAAGTATCAGGAGTACGCGGGAGACCCCGGCGAGCTCAGCGAGCCCGACCAATTCGTACTGCAG aTGCTGTCAGTGCCCGAGTACAAAACCCGGCTGGAGAGCCTCCTCTTCAAGTGCTCCCTGCAGGAGAAGACGGAAGAGCTGCGGGGGGCCTACCGGCGCATCGGCGAGGCCTCCGCGCAGCTCAAGAGCAGCAAGAAGCTGGCCAAGATTCTGGAG TTTGTCTTGGCCATGGGCAACTACTTGAATAACAGCCAGCCCGAAAGCAGCAAGACGACGGGCTTCAAAATTAACTTCTTGACCGAG TTGAGCACAACAAAGACGGTGGACGGAAAGTCGACTTTCCTGCACATTCTGGTCAAGTCGCTGTGCCATCACTTTCCCGACGTGTTGGATTTTTCCAAAGATCTCACCATGGTTCCCCTTGCGGCCAAAG TCAACCAGCGGAGCGTCACGTCCGACGTGAACGACCTCCACGGGACCATCCGCGAGATCCGCTCCGCCTGTCAGAGAATGCCGGCCGGCGCCGAGGACCGCTTCGCCGCCGTCATGAGC ACCTTTTTGGAGAACAGCCACCCGGCCGTGCAGTCCCTGGAGTCTCTCCAGCAGAGCTCCATGGAGGAGTTTTCCAGAACGGCGTCCTACTTCGGAGAGGACGGCAAAAGCGCCAGCGTGGACGTCTTTTTCGGCATCTTCGCTCAGTTCATCGACAAGTTTGAG agggtTCTCAATGATCAGCAGGCGGCCGAAAACCCAAAGAGCCCGAAAAGTCCTCCAATGGGCTCCCCGCTGGCCTGGTAG
- the grid2ipa gene encoding delphilin isoform X2, which produces MRRFLSRKGRFSLRQSKSNTRSAPKDFLLGLPVTNQNWPEAFGFRLGGAGPSYILSVAEGSSASLAGLQPGDQVVDIEGQDVTDLSTPALVALARTLKTVPPSIGVVSRIEQLDITPGPDGRFGFTLVGDTPLTVDDCAPDGAAALGGLKVGDYVMEVDGVPVKRHETAAAMIKAARCRPLRLGVLSVARRPKRLSSSMRVLSQSGDSVRDSRARKALEFNEKVEEVLGEDPDVKEQLFEVLQRYAAGRDVERLAEALPDVLLTPEHRQLLESVRIFIPKKHRERFDDVVSQSLMSRLKGRSFSDPSRSHLRRSRGRGEDHPEHSALSARASSVPRTHAEEGSAPPSRGMRKTTSLIAGHSGASAGGCRTVRVCKGNMSFGFTLRGHAPVWIDSVIPGSAADKAGLKPGDRILFLNGLDMRTSSHEKVVAMLQGSGAMPTLVVEDGAPSSAVSEQDLAGGAPGERARSPALSSLQWVAEILPPSIRVQGRTFAQQLEHLLTIRERYTICKALENFFQHRNVDTLIVDVFPVLDTPAKQVVWQFVYQLLTYEEQEHCQNKISRFLGFKAPGPPPPPPPPPPEPEAAPEPHRRSSSVKVTATTYRSSVRGRSSDDLLIGTHLGMDSLLEAGMRLAPGERQSGDGTSLPETPNNLTNLSAVYAELENMYSAKRSKSLKTRPPPAPETLLDLDPASRASSPPARADTGSRKGPPPAITWPEPLPSPPPSQFYSSGLTSQNSGESNPYVSLDSPSPPELVDFPSSPPPHRGSKRRYAFSKPPRSEDTDRFLDALSEQLGQRVAIADDFLTPENDYEEDVVQMAFPDDEEEDDDDDDDLAMEEEENEGLAGPALSSASDNQSSSSGGDDENASSLTYSSSSDHIPPPPATPPPPPPVHFNDTPSQAQPQEQPSYTPEHSSRAYVPVRRKSGPPPPPPPRSNLPPKRHSLHKALPSKEEPRVRAAVQEQQSSEELQALEERQAFQEQMFQERHAYEELKAFEEQMLQEERASRERQAQAMQGQKAFQDRTAHRVYQSHRSTPAQPARQRSCHSPLRQLHRSSPGTDLHLRLRRPRPPLDAAHPGQQRRRLSRSAPPPHHPPPLPTLGQSPQDQDGEGVYRSRQSPRLRPHRSSAEVLRHLQRDTLRHTQQPAAHYSSWEIFQPETELLRQAERATRRPPHHSSTETLHQGRPMARGQPHHSSAELLHQMRKSQPHHSSTETLQQARRRPSAEPPSQRESRRSLKSHQGQTSPQTRHPQPVKPSPQRPHSIQQHRPGAPHIPHIRHVTPQPPPQDYQHQIHVIHPPPPQQPRGPQPLLSTFQPLSQSAARTPRPHSQPSRHLMRSQQTPAQSPSQPQSLPNSLSDPAPAEPPPPPRSPPPLPGPTLSRMDSHHISVKRLRWEQVENSEGTIWGQLGANSDHEKLHDMVKYLDLEMHFGTQKTSLLTPEPSPQMETFPKKDVIEILSHKKAYNASILIAHLKLSPGELRRMLMSMSADRLEPSHVKQLLLYAPDAEEVKKYQEYAGDPGELSEPDQFVLQMLSVPEYKTRLESLLFKCSLQEKTEELRGAYRRIGEASAQLKSSKKLAKILEFVLAMGNYLNNSQPESSKTTGFKINFLTELSTTKTVDGKSTFLHILVKSLCHHFPDVLDFSKDLTMVPLAAKVNQRSVTSDVNDLHGTIREIRSACQRMPAGAEDRFAAVMSTFLENSHPAVQSLESLQQSSMEEFSRTASYFGEDGKSASVDVFFGIFAQFIDKFERVLNDQQAAENPKSPKSPPMGSPLAW; this is translated from the exons ATGAGGCGTTTCCTGAGCAGAAAGGGTCGCTTCTCCTTGCGCCAGAGCAAGTCCAACACCCGCAGCGCTCCCAAAGATTTCC TTCTCGGTCTTCCCGTAACCAATCAGAACTGGCCCGAGGCGTTCGGGTTCCGACTGGGCGGCGCGGGGCCCAGCTACATCTTGTCGGTGGCGGAGGGCAGCAGCGCCTCCCTGGCGGGTTTGCAGCCCGGGGACCAGGTGGTGGACATCGAGGGCCAAGACGTGACCGACCTCAGCACCCCGGCGCTCGTCGCCCTGGCTCGGACCCTCAAGACGGTGCCGCCCAGCATCGGCGTGGTGTCGCGGATCGAGCAG CTCGACATCACTCCCGGTCCAGACGGCCGCTTCGGCTTCACCCTGGTGGGCGACACCCCCCTGACGGTGGACGACTGCGCGCCCGACGGCGCGGCCGCTCTCGGCGGCCTCAAAGTCGGCGACTACGTCATGGAGGTGGACGGCGTCCCCGTGAAGCGGCACGAGACGGCGGCGGCCATGATCAAGGCCGCCCGATGCCGTCCTCTGCGACTCGGCGTGCTGAGTGTGGCGCGGCGGCCCAAACGGCTCAGCAGCAGCATGAGGGTCCTCTCGCAGAGCGGAGACAGCGTCAGGGACTCTCGAGCCCGCAAGGCCTTGGAGTTCAACGAGAAG GTGGAGGAAGTGCTGGGCGAGGATCCCGACGTGAAGGAGCAGCTGTTTGAGGTTCTGCAGCGCTACGCCGCCGGCCGGGACGTGGAAAGGCTCGCCGAGGCCCTGCCGGACGTGCTGCTCACGCCAGAGCATCGGCAGCTGCTTGAAAGCGTCAG GATCTTCATCCCCAAGAAGCACCGGGAGCGTTTCGACGACGTGGTTTCCCAGAGCCTGATGAGCCGCCTCAAGGGGCGGAGCTTCAGCGACCCCAGCCGTAGCCACCTGCGCCGCAGCCGCGGGCGCGGCGAGGATCACCCCGAACACTCGGCGCTCTCCGCCCGGGCCAGTTCGGTTCCGCGCACGCACGCGGAGGAAGGCTCCGCCCCCCCGTCCCGCGGGATGCGGAAGACCACGTCGCTGATCGCGGGCCACTCCGGCGCCTCCGCAGGCGGCTGCAG GACCGTGAGAGTGTGCAAGGGCAACATGAGCTTTGGCTTCACTCTCAGAGGTCACGCTCCCGTCTGGATCGACTCGGTCATCCCGG GGAGCGCAGCAGACAAGGCAGGTCTGAAACCAGGAGACCGCATCCTTTTTCTGAATGGACTTGATATGAG GACCTCCTCCCACGAGAAGGTGGTGGCCATGCTGCAGGGAAGCGGCGCCATGCCCACCCTGGTCGTGGAGGACGGCGCCCCCTCTTCGGCCGTGTCCGAGCAGGACCTGGCGGGCGGCGCCCCCGGGGAGCGCGCCCGCTCCCCCGCGCTCAGCTCCCTGCAGTGGGTGGCCGAGATCCTGCCCCCGAGTATCCGAGTCCAAGGCCGCACCTTCGCACAGCAGCTGGAACACCTGCTGACCATCCGGGAGAGGTACACCATCTGCAAGGCCCTGGAGAACTTCTTCCAGCACAG AAACGTGGACACGCTGATCGTGGACGTCTTCCCGGTGCTGGATACGCCCGCCAAACAGGTCGTGTGGCAGTTTGTCTACCAGCTGCTGACGTACGAGGAACAAGAACACTGCCAGAACAAAATCTCGCGCTTCCTGGGATTCAAGGCGCCAG GtccaccgccgccgcctccccccccccctccggagCCCGAGGCGGCCCCCGAGCCGCATCGCCGTAGCAGCTCCGTGAAGGTGACGGCCACCACGTACAGGAGCAGCGTGAGGGGGCGGAGCTCTGACGACCTCCTCATTGGCACACATTTGGGCATGG ACTCGCTTTTGGAAGCAGGAATGAGGTTGGCTCCCGGAGAAAGGCAGTCAGGGGACGGCACCTCCCTTCCCGAGACCCCCAACAATCTCACAAAT CTATCGGCCGTGTACGCCGAACTGGAGAACATGTACTCGGCCAAGAGATCCAAGTCGCTGAAGACCCGCCCTCCTCCCGCCCCCGAGACTTTGCTGGATCTGGACCCGGCCTCTCGCGCAAGTTCCCCTCCGGCGCGCGCCGACACAG GTAGTCGTAAGGGCCCCCCGCCCGCTATAACCTGGCCGGAGCCGCTCCCCAGCCCTCCGCCTTCGCAGTTCTACTCATCGGGCCTGACGAGCCAGAACAGCGGGGAGTCCAACCCCTACGTCAGCCTGGACAGTCCGTCGCCGCCCGAGCTCGTAGATTTCCCGTCGAGCCCCCCGCCGCACCGCGGCAGCAAACGCCGATACGCGTTCTCCAAGCCGCCGCGCTCCGAAGACACCGATCGCTTTCTGGACGCGCTGAGCGAGCAGCTGGGCCAGCGAGTGGCCATCGCTGATGACTTTCTCACTCCAGAAAACGACTACGAAGAG GATGTTGTGCAGATGGCCTTCCCTGACGACGAAGAGGaggacgacgatgatgatgacgacttagcgatggaggaggaagaaaatgaaggaTTGGCGGGTCCGGCGCTGAGCAGCGCCAGTGACAAccaaagcagcagcagcggcggcgacgacgaaAATGCGTCATCCCTGACctattcctcctcctccgaccACATCCCTCCGCCGCCCGccactcctcctccgcctccgccCGTCCATTTCAACGACACGCCGTCTCAAGCGCAACCCCAAGAGCAGCCGAGCTACACCCCCGAACACTCCTCGAGAGCTTACGTGCCCGTCCGCCGGAAGTCGGGACCGCCTCCGCCGCCTCCGCCTCGCAGCAATCTGCCGCCGAAACGGCACTCGTTGCATAAAGCGCTGCCGAGCAAAGAGGAGCCGCGGGTCCGGGCCGCCGTTCAGGAGCAGCAGTCCTCCGAGGAGCTGCAAGCCTTGGAAGAACGGCAGGCCTTTCAGGAGCAAATGTTCCAGGAGAGACATGCCTACGAGGAGCTGAAAGCGTTTGAAGAGCAGATGCTTCAGGAAGAACGAGCCTCCCGAGAAAGACAAGCGCAAGCCATGCAGGGGCAAAAAGCTTTCCAGGACCGAACGGCGCACCGCGTCTACCAGAGTCATCGTTCGACGCCGGCGCAGCCCGCCCGGCAGAGAAGCTGCCACTCGCCACTGCGGCAACTACACCGGTCGTCGCCCGGAACCGACCTCCACCTCCGCCTCCGCCGCCCTCGCCCTCCTCTCGATGCGGCTCACCCGGGGCAGCAGCGCCGACGCCTGTCCCGTTCGGCCCCGCCTCCGCATCacccgccccccctccccacgcTCGGCCAAAGTCCGCAGGACCAGGACGGCGAGGGCGTTTACCGGAGCCGGCAAAGCCCGAGGCTGCGGCCCCACCGTTCCTCGGCCGAGGTCCTGCGCCACTTGCAACGGGACACGTTGCGGCACACGCAACAGCCCGCCGCTCACTACTCTTCCTGGGAAATCTTCCAGCCCGAGACGGAACTCCTCCGTCAAGCTGAGCGGGCGACGCGGAGGCCGCCTCACCACTCCTCCACGGAGACGCTCCACCAAGGCCGCCCGATGGCCAGGGGGCAGCCCCACCATTCGTCCGCCGAGCTGCTCCACCAGATGCGCAAATCGCAGCCTCACCACTCCTCCACGGAGACGCTCCAGCAGGCCCGTCGTCGCCCGTCCGCCGAGCCCCCCTCCCAGCGGGAGAGCCGCAGGAGTCTTAAAAGTCACCAAGGCCAGACGAGCCCGCAGACGCGTCACCCCCAGCCCGTCAAGCCGTCCCCCCAGAGGCCGCATTCCATCCAGCAGCACCGCCCCGGCGCCCCTCACATCCCTCACATCCGCCACGTGACCCCGCAGCCTCCGCCGCAGGACTACCAGCACCAGATTCACGTGATccatccgccgccgccgcagcagcCCCGCGGACCCCAGCCCCTCCTGTCCACGTTCCAGCCGCTGTCCCAGTCGGCCGCCCGGACCCCCCGGCCGCATTCCCAGCCGTCCCGCCACCTGATGCGGTCCCAGCAAACGCCGGCGCAGAGCCCGAGTCAGCCCCAGTCGCTCCCCAACTCTTTATCGGACCCCGCGCCAGCCGAGCCTCCGCCGCCTCCCCGCTCGCCCCCGCCCTTACCCGGGCCCACCCTCTCCAGGATGGACTCGCATCACATCAGCGTCAAGAGGCTGCGctgggagcaggtggagaacTCCGAGGGGACCATCTGGGGCCAG TTGGGCGCAAATTCCGACCACGAGAAGCTGCACGACATGGTGAAGTATTTGGATCTGGAAATGCACTTTGGGACGCAGAAGACTTCTC TGCTGACTCCGGAGCCTTCGCCCCAAATGGAAACGTTTCCGAAAAAGGATGTGATTGAAATTCTGTCCCACAAGAAGGCCTACAACGCGT CCATCCTGATAGCGCACCTAAAGTTGTCCCCCGGCGAGCTGCGTCGGATGCTGATGAGCATGAGCGCCGACAGGCTGGAGCCGTCGCACGTGAAGCAGCTGCTGCTGTACGCGCCCGACGCCGAGGAGGTCAAAAAGTATCAGGAGTACGCGGGAGACCCCGGCGAGCTCAGCGAGCCCGACCAATTCGTACTGCAG aTGCTGTCAGTGCCCGAGTACAAAACCCGGCTGGAGAGCCTCCTCTTCAAGTGCTCCCTGCAGGAGAAGACGGAAGAGCTGCGGGGGGCCTACCGGCGCATCGGCGAGGCCTCCGCGCAGCTCAAGAGCAGCAAGAAGCTGGCCAAGATTCTGGAG TTTGTCTTGGCCATGGGCAACTACTTGAATAACAGCCAGCCCGAAAGCAGCAAGACGACGGGCTTCAAAATTAACTTCTTGACCGAG TTGAGCACAACAAAGACGGTGGACGGAAAGTCGACTTTCCTGCACATTCTGGTCAAGTCGCTGTGCCATCACTTTCCCGACGTGTTGGATTTTTCCAAAGATCTCACCATGGTTCCCCTTGCGGCCAAAG TCAACCAGCGGAGCGTCACGTCCGACGTGAACGACCTCCACGGGACCATCCGCGAGATCCGCTCCGCCTGTCAGAGAATGCCGGCCGGCGCCGAGGACCGCTTCGCCGCCGTCATGAGC ACCTTTTTGGAGAACAGCCACCCGGCCGTGCAGTCCCTGGAGTCTCTCCAGCAGAGCTCCATGGAGGAGTTTTCCAGAACGGCGTCCTACTTCGGAGAGGACGGCAAAAGCGCCAGCGTGGACGTCTTTTTCGGCATCTTCGCTCAGTTCATCGACAAGTTTGAG agggtTCTCAATGATCAGCAGGCGGCCGAAAACCCAAAGAGCCCGAAAAGTCCTCCAATGGGCTCCCCGCTGGCCTGGTAG